A segment of the Elaeis guineensis isolate ETL-2024a chromosome 6, EG11, whole genome shotgun sequence genome:
TTGGAGCAACCTCCATCTGCATTCACATCATCTTTATGAGTGCTCCATAATAAAGCAGGTGATCTAATCTGTATTATTGATCTTAAGCTGATGACCAATGATATACGATCTCACGGCAGTGTCCACTTGCCATATAGGAGTGGATGACCAGCGGTAGTTCTTATCTGGTCCGAACTGCTGTTGACCCAAATTGACGTGTGCCGCCGGTGGCCAGCGACTGTGTACCCACTGCTGCCGCTCTCTGTCAGCCCGTACCCCTCCCTCAGCGCCACCCGCAGGTACCTCCACTAAAATTCCCTCCCCAACTGCGCCCCAGCGACGCCACCCCCGTCTCCACCCTACTGATCAGCGAGGACGAATCCCATCCACCGCCGTTCTTTGCCTTGGCCATCGCCAGCACCATCGGCAGCACCGCCGGGATGTTGCTGATCCCGTGCTTCTCCGCAACCTCCATCATCAAGCAGAAGTCGAAGCGACGCATCACCACGGTGGTGGCCCCCACTGCCGACAGTTTTCTCAACCCTTGTCTGCTTCTTGTCTTCGCTCTCTCACAATCTTACCTCTAGAATGCCAGAACAAAGGCCGCATCCGGACACCTCCAGATCGGCCGGTGCATGGTATTTCCGCTGGCGGAGGAGCACCCCATGGCGGCAGCGGCGGATGCCTACGAGAAGCCGCACCCCTCCCGCCTCCTCCACCACTTATCCTTCCCGAACTTGAAGAGATGGGCAACCAGCAGATGCTTGATGCGCCAACATCAACCGCAAGGGCAGAGAGAGCTCTTCTTTCCGTGGCACGGATCCGAGGGCCAGAGAAGGTGGCGGGTGGCGGCGAAGACGACGGAGGCCTCGAGGAGCTCAAGGAGAAGCTCGTGGGCCGTTTCCGCGAGGTGGCGGACCAGATGAAGATCAGCGTGCAGCCGCTTTTCTTGGGAGGAGAGGCGGTGGAGGATGTGCCGCTGCCGGCGATGGCGCCGGAGGCAGGTCCTCGTCATCCATAGCGGAGGCGGCGAGACTGTGGAATCTGAGGGTGATGAGGGCGGCATGCTCCGAGGGGGCCGATCGGGACCGAGGGACAGAATCCGAGCTCGAAACATGCTCCGGTTGTGGTGGCGGCGGCATCAGAGAGAGGTGGTCGGGAGAGGACGGTCCGGCTTAGATCGGAGAGTGCAGAGAGAAGGGAACAGTCCAAGTTCTCGCTCGTGCTCACACGGCAGGAGATCGAGGAGGACATCTACGCGATAATGGGATCCAGGCCTCGCCGACGGCGATGACGAGTCGATGGGAGAGGGGGGCGAACGGCTACAATTTCCTTTTTCTCCTTCAACTGCTGGTGTGGTGGTGAATTCTGACCGGTTGGTGCACTGCTTATGTGGTGCACCTGGTTTAGGATGTAATTTCTCGCCACAGGCCCCTAGTGGAGTCGTCGGGTGCCTTGCGAGTCGCACCGTAGAGGCTGTACAACTGGCCTGTCCAAAACGTGCAATCACCGTACCGACTGGAAACACCGCGCCTGTTTCCTCTACCGGGCACTGGCTGCCTCACTGGACTCTATAAGCAGTGATCAGTGAGCTCACGAATCTACCACGCTTCCGGAAGCTCCCATGGCCACcccagctcctcctcctcctcctccccccttCCTTCTCTCCGCCAAATTCCGAAATTACCCTTCCTTCCTCCATAGTCAAATAAGTCTAGCAAGAACTCCAGCACTCCTCCgtcccaccaccaccaccaccacctcctcctccacCGCCACGAACAGAAGAAGGCAGGTATTATCGGCCCATATAATCCCTCTCTCCCCTTCTTTGTTTTACCCCTTTGACCTGTTtcgttctttcttttttctttcctctcaggGCCCAGCACCTCACCTTCTGCCTCGCCGTCGACCGCGAGAGCACCGACCTCCCCAGCTCCACCCCGATCCCGCCGCGCAGCGCCGAACTCCGCGTTGTATTCTCCGGCGGAGGTTCCGGTGGCCACATCTACCCGGCGATCGCCATCGCGGACGAGCTCAAGATCGCGTGCCCCGATGCCAAGATCCTCTTCATCGGCACCGCCACCAGCATGGAGAGCGCCGCCGTCCCTGCCGCCGGGTACGAGTACGCCACCGTCCCCCGCGCCCGCCTCGCCCGGCCCTTGCTCCACCCCATGAACCTCTTCCTCCCCTTCTACCTGCTCCGTTCCATCGCCGCCAGCTGGAAGATCCTCCGCGATTTCCGGCCCCAAATCGTGGTCGGCACCGGCGGGTACGTCGCCGCCCCCGTGTGTTTCGCCGCTGTCCTCTCGGGCATCAAGATCGCGATCCAGGAGCAGAACAGCTTCCCGGGCCTCACCAACCGGGCTTTGGCGCCCTACGCCGAGAAGATCTTCCTTGCCTTCAATGGCTGCGTGAAGCATTTCCCTAAGAAGAAGTGCCTGGTGTATGGGAATCCCGTCAGGCTTTCGCTGAGGAGGTACACATCCAAGGTAGTCGCCCGGTCGCATTTCTTCCCCAAGGCTGGATCGGATAAGGCTCAGGTGGTGCTTGTGCTAGGGGGCTCGGCGGGTGCCGGTGCCATCAACGTTACTGTTCTGAACATGTACTATGAGATGCTTCTGGAGCACAAGAACAGATACATTATATGGCAGACAGGGGCTGAGGGATACAGTGAGATGGAGAGCCTTGTCAAGAACAACAAGCGGTTGCTGCTTACCCCGTGAGTCTTTCTGTACTcacctttgtttcttttttcctttaaaaaaaaaaaattaattccttGCTTCATTTTCTTGTTCCAGACTGTTTAAGTAATTAAAACACTTCAACCTGGATGTTCAATGGTGGACCAAGGGCTTGAGCCCAAAGATTTTGTGGATGTTAGTATCATTTGTGTCTATTAAGAGTTTAAACTCTTTTTATGCTTAATATTTGCATGAGGCACAAAAAGATTAATGAATTAGGGGAGCAAAGTGAACTGTAACAGGCATACATATGAGGCCTTTAAAAGGAGACCTATAAATTCAAGGGAGTAATTACTAGATTGTCCGGGGCCACTTAGCTGAAAGGCAGCAGTCTTTTGTGTGTTGTGTTTGACTATTGTTCCTTGAGAGTTGTGACCCATATCATATAGAAGCCTAAAATAATAACATGGCCTAGAAAGCTAAATTCAGGTGTTTGGGATAAGTAATCGCCTTTATCTACATCCAACTTCTTTTCTTCACACCTAACAAAATTCTTCTGTGAGTCTAACTCTTAATCATAATCCAATCCCAAATGCTAGGGTCTTAAATGACAAGTGTGACAATTTGAGCATTTAAATGAAGTCATAATTTGGATTCTAGATCAACAGGAGATTGTCAACGATGGACCTGTCAAAACTGATATGGAGGAGGTTGCTAATGTATTGCGGTCAATCAAATCAAAAGTTGCCTTATTCTAACTCTATTAAGCTGTATTTGATTGCAAAGTAAGTTAAGCTGAAGTAAATGGGTTAACATACTCCACCCACTTGACTCCAAAATAAACTATTACATCCTATGGCTGTGTTCAATCCATGGATAACCATCAATTGAGTGGTGGTTATTCATTTGACTAGCCAAACACCTTAACTTTTAGCTGATTAAACTTAGATAGACAACACCCACAAACCATGGTTAAAGATTCTTAAGCCCTCTACCCCCTGTTTTCCTACCATTGTACCCATGTCAAGTTAACTCCCTCATTTATTACCATGTCCAACTTTGGGACGGTCCTCTTTCACTATGCCCCACCCTTCTTCCTCACTTCTGTTCTTGACAACACTACGAGTCCTTCGCCATCCTAGCTGACTCCTAGTCACAATCCTGATGGCATCAGTTTTGTGATGGTCGGTGGGCTATAACCACTTCTTTATGTTGGTGCTCATCGGTGCTACCCCATGATTTTTCATTATTGGCTTAGATTCCCATTGTCACTAGTGGTGGATCTGCACTCCCGACCTCACCGAAGGTTGCTTGGTGGTTGGATCTCCCAATCCCCTCTTTGCTATCAAGGTGGTGGTGGTTGATGGTCCAATCCAGCTTCACCAAGGCCATTCCTAGTAGTTGGATCTCCCTATACCATCTTCTCTAGTGAGGTGGTGGTGGCGGTTGATGGCCCAATTTGGTTTCTCCAAGGCCATTCCCGCCATCTTGCAGGTTTCGTGATTTGATCCCTCCCTCTGCTTTCGCAAATCGATTACCTGACCTTTTATTTGGTAGTCAATTGTGCTTGATGTTAGTCTTGCCCTCGTCGATCATGTGAGAACCTATATAGGcgtgtatttagtcccacattgattaTTCGTCAGAAAaatcttagatatttatataggatcaagaaatccaaataataccTTCTAAATAGCTTTTTTGGATAAGATCCTAATCGTTAAAAATAATATCAAGCTGATCCCGCTCATAGCTTATGTGGTCTAGGAGATACTACAGTACAGATTCATTGGGGCTAACCATGTGTCGATCGTAGTGTTATGAATGGATGCATAGATTTGGACCTTTAATCTGACGAGGACGTCTAGGCTTAAATGGGAGGAGTATGTAAGGATCCGTGCGACTTGTATTTAGTCCTACATCGATTATTTGCTGGAAAGATCTTGAATATTTAGACAGGACCAAGCAATCTAAATAATACCTTCTGATTAGTCTTTTGGGTGAGGTCGAGGGTTGTTACAGATCTTGTTCGACTTGAACCTTGACTCCCTCTTTGTTGAGATAATATCCTATTCCCCTCTATCATGTGGTTCTTTGCTTGATGCCTTGGTGTCTTAATCAAGCCGCATCCATGCGTCCCATGTGGTGTTTGGGCATCTTGTAATGGTGGCTAGCTTGATGCCAATGGTGATTTTGATCAATGCATGGATTTTTTTTCCTCTGTTATGGGGTCTAATTTCATCTAGCATACATGAAATTTGTGATATTTGTATAGGCTTGTGGATTATTGTTGCTGCCAGTGGTTGAGTGTGTGTTTTGATG
Coding sequences within it:
- the LOC105033764 gene encoding uncharacterized protein isoform X2, coding for MATPAPPPPPPPFLLSAKFRNYPSFLHSQISLARTPALLRPTTTTTTSSSTATNRRRAQHLTFCLAVDRESTDLPSSTPIPPRSAELRVVFSGGGSGGHIYPAIAIADELKIACPDAKILFIGTATSMESAAVPAAGYEYATVPRARLARPLLHPMNLFLPFYLLRSIAASWKILRDFRPQIVVGTGGYVAAPVCFAAVLSGIKIAIQEQNSFPGLTNRALAPYAEKIFLAFNGCVKHFPKKKCLVYGNPVRLSLRRYTSKVVARSHFFPKAGSDKAQVVLVLGGSAGAGAINVTVLNMYYEMLLEHKNRYIIWQTGAEGYSEMESLVKNNKRLLLTPFLHAMDMAYAAADVVVSRAGAMTCTEILAAGKPSILGMSI
- the LOC105033764 gene encoding uncharacterized protein isoform X1, which codes for MATPAPPPPPPPFLLSAKFRNYPSFLHSQISLARTPALLRPTTTTTTSSSTATNRRRAQHLTFCLAVDRESTDLPSSTPIPPRSAELRVVFSGGGSGGHIYPAIAIADELKIACPDAKILFIGTATSMESAAVPAAGYEYATVPRARLARPLLHPMNLFLPFYLLRSIAASWKILRDFRPQIVVGTGGYVAAPVCFAAVLSGIKIAIQEQNSFPGLTNRALAPYAEKIFLAFNGCVKHFPKKKCLVYGNPVRLSLRRYTSKVVARSHFFPKAGSDKAQVVLVLGGSAGAGAINVTVLNMYYEMLLEHKNRYIIWQTGAEGYSEMESLVKNNKRLLLTPFLHAMDMAYAAADVVVSRAGAMTCTEILAAGKPSILIPSPFVADDHQTKNAYIMADIAGSKVLTEDELDSSSLQTAIDEILGNEHLMAEMSEKALKFARPGAAADVAKCILSLVLSNVKSRT